In Candidatus Binatia bacterium, a genomic segment contains:
- a CDS encoding cupin domain-containing protein — protein sequence MSEPAAARVREDETPKAKMFSLKTPYMQQGRVTQLVAETPNMWIHTKINAEGGENEIHTHLDEDHSFIVLEGEMSVFDEKGNEMRLKPYQGVLLPKGAYYRYLNTGAGNLVVIRIGAGVRNKPKAGEAMRVRPDGQEILGGSIENKSLPPIEMPGKCFAESAG from the coding sequence ATGAGCGAACCCGCCGCAGCCAGAGTCAGAGAAGACGAAACACCGAAGGCCAAGATGTTCTCGTTGAAAACCCCGTACATGCAACAGGGCCGGGTGACCCAGCTCGTCGCCGAGACGCCGAATATGTGGATCCACACCAAGATCAATGCCGAAGGCGGCGAGAATGAGATTCACACCCACCTCGATGAAGACCATTCGTTCATCGTGCTGGAAGGCGAGATGAGCGTGTTCGATGAAAAAGGCAATGAGATGCGCCTGAAGCCTTATCAGGGAGTGCTCCTGCCGAAGGGCGCGTATTATCGCTATCTCAACACCGGCGCGGGCAACCTGGTCGTGATCCGCATCGGAGCCGGCGTGCGCAACAAGCCGAAAGCCGGCGAAGCGATGCGGGTCCGGCCCGATGGGCAGGAAATCTTGGGCGGCTCGATAGAAAACAAAAGCCTTCCGCCCATCGAAATGCCCGGAAAATGTTTTGCTGAATCGGCCGGATAA